A section of the Spirosoma pollinicola genome encodes:
- a CDS encoding ribonuclease HII, translated as MLKSYYNADAIEAGLDEVGRGCLAGPVVAAAVILPKHYTHPILNDSKQLSHRQREILKKDIERDALAWAVAEVSHEDIDRINILKASFLAMHRAVDRLIIKPEHLLVDGNRFTPYPMIPHTCIIKGDSHYLSIAAASVLAKIYRDELMEQLGREFPAYGWAKNVGYPTPIHRAAIREFGPTKYHRMSFRLL; from the coding sequence ATGCTGAAATCCTATTATAACGCCGACGCTATCGAAGCGGGTTTAGATGAAGTGGGGCGGGGTTGTCTGGCTGGGCCGGTTGTGGCAGCAGCGGTTATCCTGCCAAAGCATTACACGCACCCCATTCTGAACGACTCCAAGCAGTTGTCGCATCGACAACGGGAAATCCTGAAAAAAGACATCGAGCGCGACGCGCTGGCCTGGGCTGTGGCCGAGGTGTCGCACGAGGATATTGACCGAATCAATATTCTGAAAGCCAGCTTTCTGGCCATGCATCGGGCGGTCGATAGGCTGATTATCAAGCCAGAACATTTGCTGGTTGATGGCAATCGGTTTACGCCCTATCCTATGATTCCGCACACCTGTATCATTAAAGGTGATTCTCATTATCTGTCGATTGCAGCGGCATCCGTGCTGGCCAAAATATACCGCGATGAGTTGATGGAGCAACTTGGCCGGGAGTTCCCGGCTTATGGCTGGGCTAAAAATGTAGGCTACCCAACCCCCATTCACCGGGCCGCCATCCGGGAGTTTGGCCCGACAAAATACCACCGAATGAGCTTTCGATTACTGTAG
- a CDS encoding VWA domain-containing protein: MEPWYSLHWFSPAQWQQFQLAQPLALWLIPAILILFFLRYYLYRHAQQRLNMSLGQLNSPRVRGGRGQTGRSWLSIGRYLLPISVFAGMTCLLVALARPQIIREQRNEQSEGIDIMLAMDVSESMSETDLQPTRLAVARRVAQTFVNNRKNDRIGLVVFAGEAFSLCPLTTDYGLVKQYLSDLNDHMIRTSGTAIGDALARCINRMRDRAVVSADTTQREAEATNVDRTKVIILLSDGDNTAGNLDPITAAKLAKAFGIRIYTIAVGRPVASTANAATVDEGVLKTIATLANGSFFRATDARRLQAIFAQISRLEKAPIRVLVYEDVQDYYRIYIYWGISFLLIALGLKNTIFGNVLED, encoded by the coding sequence ATGGAACCCTGGTATTCACTTCACTGGTTCAGTCCTGCGCAATGGCAGCAGTTTCAACTGGCGCAACCATTGGCTTTATGGCTGATTCCTGCTATTTTGATTCTGTTTTTTTTGCGCTACTACCTCTATCGTCATGCGCAGCAACGCCTGAATATGTCGCTCGGGCAACTCAACTCGCCCCGCGTTAGAGGAGGTAGAGGGCAAACAGGTCGTTCATGGCTTAGTATAGGCCGGTATTTACTGCCAATCAGCGTTTTTGCCGGGATGACTTGTTTGCTGGTTGCGCTGGCTCGTCCGCAAATTATTCGCGAGCAGCGCAACGAACAATCAGAAGGTATTGACATTATGCTGGCTATGGACGTATCGGAGTCGATGAGCGAAACCGATTTACAGCCTACCCGACTGGCGGTGGCCCGGCGAGTGGCCCAAACGTTTGTCAATAATCGCAAAAATGACCGGATCGGATTGGTTGTTTTTGCGGGCGAAGCGTTTTCTCTTTGTCCGCTCACAACAGATTATGGCTTGGTGAAACAGTATCTGAGCGACCTGAACGACCACATGATTCGAACATCGGGCACAGCCATTGGCGATGCGCTGGCGCGTTGTATCAATCGCATGCGCGACCGGGCCGTTGTTAGTGCAGATACCACTCAGCGCGAAGCTGAGGCTACGAACGTAGACCGGACTAAAGTCATTATTTTGCTGAGCGACGGCGATAATACAGCCGGAAATCTGGACCCTATTACAGCCGCAAAATTGGCTAAAGCCTTCGGAATCAGGATATACACTATTGCCGTAGGTCGCCCGGTGGCTTCTACTGCCAATGCCGCTACCGTTGATGAGGGGGTTTTGAAAACCATAGCAACCCTGGCTAATGGGAGCTTTTTTCGAGCTACGGATGCCCGACGATTACAGGCCATTTTTGCGCAGATCAGCCGGCTGGAAAAAGCGCCTATCCGCGTCCTGGTTTACGAGGATGTTCAGGATTATTATCGGATTTATATATACTGGGGTATTTCATTTTTATTGATCGCCTTAGGTCTAAAGAACACAATTTTTGGTAATGTGCTGGAGGATTGA
- a CDS encoding nuclear transport factor 2 family protein, whose product MKTIAFAFMLALDHSANLPPMSKPSSQLTHQKFIKQVISTTMETQAMQVVSEFLTAVQQGNQAKLAASLHPNIEWDQPGSNRFSGIKRSSIDVFKMVGGMFQATDNSLALTDVKVLTANKNSVACLVHWKAVQANGGILDVYNIDVYTVENGQIVKAKVYSADVAQEDNFWLK is encoded by the coding sequence ATGAAAACTATCGCATTCGCTTTTATGCTCGCTCTGGATCATTCGGCAAATCTGCCACCCATGAGCAAACCATCATCTCAGTTAACTCATCAGAAATTCATTAAACAAGTAATCTCAACAACCATGGAAACACAGGCTATGCAGGTCGTCAGTGAATTTTTAACCGCTGTTCAACAGGGAAATCAGGCTAAACTAGCGGCATCACTCCACCCGAATATAGAATGGGATCAACCCGGAAGCAACCGGTTTTCCGGTATCAAAAGATCAAGCATCGACGTCTTTAAAATGGTAGGCGGCATGTTCCAGGCCACCGACAACAGTCTGGCCCTTACCGATGTGAAAGTGCTTACTGCCAATAAAAACAGCGTTGCCTGTCTAGTACACTGGAAAGCCGTTCAAGCCAATGGGGGTATTCTGGATGTATATAACATCGACGTTTATACAGTTGAGAACGGCCAAATTGTCAAAGCAAAAGTGTATTCTGCCGATGTAGCACAGGAAGATAACTTCTGGCTAAAGTAA